One window of Triticum dicoccoides isolate Atlit2015 ecotype Zavitan chromosome 5A, WEW_v2.0, whole genome shotgun sequence genomic DNA carries:
- the LOC119297544 gene encoding tyrosine N-monooxygenase-like, which yields MEKCSSNATATMPLVNAGAPALAMLAATAATIVLLLAFLRRQSSKTTVPKRAGLPLGPAGLPVLGNMHQMLANKPVFRWLHRLLEHAGGEIVRVRLGPVHVVVVACPAMAREVLRKNDAVFADRPVTFAAESFSVGYRSASISPYGDQWRKMRRVLTAEVLSPATEHRLRGAREEEADHMLRWVHAQVQCNAGGVVDVRHVARHFCGNLIRRLTLGRRHFRDSQPDGVGAPGPDEEEHVDALFSVLGYLDAFAVSDYFPALVGLDLDGHEKVVRGVMRTLNRLHDPVIEERVEEWRLLRKAGERRDVADFLDVLASLDGAGGRPLLTVEEIKAQTIDIMIASVDNPSNAVEWALAEMMNKTELMRKAMEELDAVVGRDRLVQEPDLRSLNYLKACIREAFRLHPYHPLNPPRVAMADTTVAGYSVPRGSQVVLSRVALGRNPRVWANPLEFRPERHLSGDDAAVALSEPELRFVSFSTGRRGCPGIALGTLFTVMLFARLLQGFNWSLPPGVDGVELREAEGSLVLAEPLRLQARPRLPAHLYGPQ from the exons ATGGAGAAGTGCTCGTCCAACGCCACTGCCACCATGCCACTAGTGAACGCCGGCGCACCGGCGCTTGCAATGCTAGCCGCAACGGCTGCCACCATCGTGCTCCTTCTCGCGTTCCTGCGGCGCCAGAGCAGCAAGACCACCGTGCCCAAGCGCGCCGGGCTGCCACTGGGGCCCGCGGGGCTGCCGGTGCTGGGCAACATGCACCAGATGCTCGCGAACAAGCCCGTCTTCCGGTGGCTGCACCGCCTGCTGGAGCACGCCGGCGGGGAGATCGTGCGCGTGCGCCTCGGCCCCGTGCACGTCGTCGTCGTGGCCTGCCCAGCGATGGCCCGCGAGGTGCTGCGCAAGAACGACGCCGTGTTCGCGGACCGGCCGGTCACGTTCGCGGCCGAGTCCTTCAGCGTGGGCTACCGTAGCGCCAGCATCTCCCCCTACGGCGACCAGTGGAGGAAGATGCGGCGCGTCCTCACCGCCGAGGTCCTCTCCCCGGCCACCGAGCACCGCCTCCGCGGCGCCcgtgaggaggaggccgaccacatGCTGCGGTGGGTGCACGCCCAGGTCCAGTGCAATGCCGGCGGCGTCGTCGACGTGCGCCACGTTGCCAGGCACTTCTGCGGCAACCTCATCCGGAGGCTCACCCTGGGGCGGCGGCATTTCCGCGACAGCCAGCCGGACGGCGTCGGGGCGCCAGGGCCCGACGAAGAGGAGCACGTGGACGCGCTGTTCTCGGTGCTCGGCTACCTCGACGCGTTCGCCGTGTCCGACTACTTCCCGGCGCTGGTCGGCCTCGACCTGGACGGCCACGAGAAGGTCGTCAGGGGCGTGATGAGGACGCTGAACCGGCTGCACGACCCGGTGATCGAGGAACGGGTGGAGGAGTGGCGGCTGCTGCGGAAAGCCGGCGAGCGGCGCGACGTTGCCGACTTCCTCGACGTGCTCGCCTCGCTTGACGGCGCGGGTGGGCGGCCGCTCCTCACCGTGGAAGAGATCAAGGCACAGACCATT gataTCATGATTGCTAGCGTGGACAACCCGTCAAACGCGGTGGAGTGGGCGCTGGCGGAGATGATGAACAAGACGGAGCTGATGCGGAAGGCGATGGAGGAGCTGGACGCCGTCGTCGGCCGGGACCGGCTGGTCCAGGAGCCCGACCTCCGCAGCCTCAACTACCTCAAGGCCTGCATCCGGGAGGCCTTCCGCCTCCACCCGTACCACCCGCTCAACCCGCCCCGCGTCGCCATggccgacaccaccgtcgccgggTACTCGGTCCCCAGGGGCAGCCAGGTCGTCCTGAGCCGCGTCGCCCTCGGGCGGAACCCCAGGGTGTGGGCCAACCCGCTCGAGTTCCGGCCGGAGCGGCACCTGTCCGGCGACGACGCTGCCGTGGCGCTCAGCGAGCCGGAGCTGCGGTTCGTGTCCTTCAGCACCGGGAGGCGCGGCTGCCCCGGGATCGCGCTGGGCACCCTCTTCACCGTCATGCTGTTCGCGCGGCTCCTGCAGGGGTTCAACTGGAGCTTGCCGCCCGGCGTGGACGGAGTCGAGCTGCGCGAGGCGGAGGGTAGCCTCGTGCTGGCGGAGCCGTTGCGCCTGCAGGCCAGGCCGCGGCTGCCGGCGCATCTCTACGGGCCTCAGTAA